In Montipora capricornis isolate CH-2021 chromosome 4, ASM3666992v2, whole genome shotgun sequence, the DNA window gctttcgtGGCACTTTTTCCAGTCAGCGGTGTTGTCTGCAGAAGTTGTCCAATCATCTCTACTTCTTTTTTTGCGCAGGGAAGCTGTTGCAAAATGGGTTCCCCTTTCTTGTTAGTAACTTCCTTCAACCAGGGATCACCTACAAGCAGTGCGCCAGTCTTACTGTGGAAGTCATCAGGTGCACCAACGATCACATTAAAAGCGGTCAACGAGGGAATGGTGCGGATCCTGATAGATTCACTCAATGCAGAATatggagccaagcaaaatggtccatcgggAACAACGATTAACTCATTTCCTTGGAGCAAGTCTGCAATTGGCCCGAGTAAGACTTCATACAACGGTTGTAAAGAGTTACCAGAGGATGAAGATGGTAGAACTGCTTTCTCACTGATAGGTTTTTTGCTGCAAGACAGGTCATTGCGTAGTGGATCCAATGAACGATTCTCGCATCTGACACCATCCCCTACGCCAATCCCTTTCAAAATAGTTTCCATCAACAAATCAGCACTTCCATTTGCGATTTCGTTTTGTCGAAAGCTGATCTTGCTGTCTTTTCTTAGCACCCAAAACGTGATCTTGTTCTTGTCAAGTGCCACAAAAACGGCTTGTGAAGGTAAAAGCTCTAATGCAGCTGTAAGAGTTTGATTCGGAGCAAGTGCAGAAAATGACTGAGAGTCAATGCCGTATTGATCTTGCAAAATATCCATCAAAGCCTGTGCTCGACCTttctcagcagcatacaaagcttctTCAATCTCTCCGTTCTTCAAAAGTGTCCTCCACAGAGCAGTGTATGACACGCGATGAGAATCACGAAAACTTACTTTTAATTCATCTTCTGACTTCAGACTAtgccttgtttcatcaaaatgttttatactTGAACGATAACAACTGAGTGCATTAATCAACGAACCCATCAATTCATGAACATAACCTTGCGAATACCACGCGTTTCCCTCTCCTAGACAGTCTCCAATTTCCTTAAAAATACTAAGACTGAGTTCATGGTAATCCATGGCTTCCTTCAAATAACCTAGATTGCAtaaggcatttcccagatttaaatacgctgatccctccccagccctatcccttacatctttagcaatactaagatctttttcgtagtactcaatggcttgtttaacaTTACCTAGtttaagataggcatttcccagatttccataggttaatccctccccagccctattacctacttctttagcaatactaagatctttttcgtagtacttaatggcttgtttaaaattacctagactaagatatgcatttcccagatttccataggttgatccctccttagccctattacctacttctttagcaataataAGATCTTTTTcatagtactcaatggcttgtttaacattacctagattgcgataggcatttcccagatttccataggttgatccctccccagccctaatacctatttctttagcaatactaagatgtttttcgtagtactcaatggcttgtttaaaattacctagactagaaaaagcatttcccagatttccatacgTTGAtacctccccagccctattacctacttctttaggaATACTAAGACCTTTTtggtagtactcaatggcttgtttaaaattacctagactaagataggcatttcccagatttccataggctgatccctccccagccctgttacctacttctttagcaatactaagatgcttttcgtagtactcaatggcttgtttaaaattacctagactagaataggcatttcccagatttccataggttgatccctccccagccctatcacCTAATTCTTTAACAATACTAAGATCTGTCTCGTAGTATttaatggcttgtttaaaataacctagactaagataagcatttcccagatttccataggctgatctcTCCCCAGCCCtgttacctacttctttagcaatactaagatgtttttcgtagtactcaatggcttgtttaaaactACCTAGACTAaaataggcatttcccagatttccattgGCTGCTCCCTCCCctgccctattacctacttctttagcaatactaagatgattttcgtagtactcaatggcttgtttaaaattacctagactaagatacgcatttcccagatttccataggttgatccctccccagccctattacctacttctttagcaatactaagatctttttcgtagtactcaatggcttgtttaaaattacctagactaagatagccatttcccagatttccataggttgatccctccccagccctattacctacttctttagcaatactaagatctttttcgtagtactcaatggctagtttaaaattacctaaacTAAGATAAGcacttcccagatttccataggctgatccctcccgaGTCCTgttccctacttctttagcaatactaagatgtttttcgtggtactcaatggcttCCTTAAAACTACATAGACTAAGAtacgcatttcccagatttccataggctgatccctccccagccctattacctacttctttagcaatactaagatatttttcgtagtactcaatggcttgtttaaaattacctagaccaAGAtacgcatttcccagatttccataggctgatccctccccagccctattacctacttctttagcaatactaagatgtttttcgtagtactcaatggcttgtttaaaattacctagactaagatacgcatttcccagatttccataggttgatccctccccagccctattacctacttctttagcaatactaagatctttttcgtagtactcaatggcttgtttaaaattacctagactaagatagccatttcccagatttccataggttgatccctccccagccctattacctacttctttagcaatactaagatctttttcgtagtactcaatggcttgtttaaaattacctagactaagataggcatttcccagatttccataggctgatccctcgcGAGCCCtgttacctacttctttagcaatactaagatgtttttcgtagtactcaatggcttgtttaaacttacctagactaagataggcatttcccagatttccatagccTGATCCTTCCCCAGccttatcccctacttctttagcaatactacgATGtctttcgtagtactcaatggcttgtttaaaattacttaGACCAAGAtacgcatttcccagatttccataggctgatccctccccagccctattacctacttctttagcaatactaagatgtttttcgtagtactcaatggcttgtttaaaattacctagactaagataggcatttcccagatttccataggctgatccctccccagccctattacctacttctttagcaatactaagatgtttttcgtagtactcaatggcttgtttaaaattacctagactaagataggcatttcccagatttccataggctgatccctccccagccctattacctacttcttttgcaatactaagatctttttcgtagtactcaatggcttgtttaaaattacctagactaagataggcatttcccagatttccataggttgatccctcctCCGCCCTGCAGCCTATTTCTATGAAAATAGGTAATGCTTGTGCATAATGTTTTATGGCCTTATGATAATCAGGTAGGTTGAGGTAAGCACCGCCGAGATGAAAATGAGCCCTTCCTTCACTATCCCTGTCTTCTACACTTATCGCAATGGCAAGCTGTAGCATTCGCTGCTCTACAGACTCTAACTTCCCATCTACCATTCTTCAATAACTAAATGACAATTAAAACTTCTTCGATGAGATGATCTAAtgtcaaatcaaggatgaacctggaaggaaaaaaagataaagaCGCTTGATGTTTAATGTGCTTTTTAGCTTCGAGACGAAAACGTTTTTCCCGCCCTATTCCCTCCCAGGGTGGCTAGTTAAGGGGTGGTATCAACGGGTTAACATGCCCTCACCTTTGCGGGGAAATAAATCACGATTCTAGATAAAAtaattcatttgttttgttagcaAATAAACGGCCACGATTGTGACAAGCAGAGCTGCACCTTGGAGTTTAAGTAACATAAAGTAATCAAAGGTTATGGATGACTGCAGCTTACCAATAACTCCAAATCACACTCTCCTTTTTTTCACAAGTCAACCACTGAGCAAAACAGTTCTGCTTTACTTGCTTAAtcatcaaacaaataaaataaaataactcatATCGAGTTCGGCAGTTGCAAAATTTAGCATAGCGTTGCCAATGAAAACCGAGTGAGCCAGAATGCTAGCACAATAGTGAACTAACGCTTTGGAAAGAACAAGAGCTTTAAATATTCCTTCTGAAAAATTGCTTCTTGAATCTTTACGCATGCATGCCaccttgttttgcatttgacttACCAATTGCTATATGACAAAACGCGTTTCCTTTAATCAGAGGTCTAAACGTCACTTACCACTAAAAACCCACCACAATGACAACTtaagcaaaaaagaaattaagggAGAGGACTCCTCCTATTATGTCCCATTCATTTATTGGATCATAGTTGACTAGTTGTTGGCAATAATTGACAAATTCACGCCAAGGATCAGCGGTTCATTGAGCACGTTGGAAAATTTATTTGTCAGCTATTGGAcctttaaaattacaaactgtGAAACATCATAAGTCCATCACATGTAGAAAGGACTTGCATTGCGTTTGGGTAAGAACATGATCCTTTATGTTTGAATCCTTTTTGACGGGCAAGGGGTGGGGGCATTAAGGTCTATTAGAGACTGTAAAGACGCTTGATGTTTAATCTGCTTTTTAGCTTCGAGACGAAAACATTCCAAAATAAATTGTTGAAGCATGCATGATATGGACTAAACTTATTCATgttatttagcaattattgaatgaggctgagtaggatatgaagaattctgcaggtcgaggagggtgttatccaccaaggccgaaggccgaggtggataacatcctccgagatctacagaattcttcatattctacgaaagccaaattaaataattgctttattattcattcaaaattttttcttcgctgaaacttctaaacctactcgcagccatttttctgctcaacaaaaataacatagcttttttcggtcaacatATTATGCTCAACATAATAACATAGCTTTTTTcggtattttttaaaatagcttttttcggtcaacggtttaataatttgcagcgggctgcacttttgacgtcattttgacgtcatcggctcaataatctgcagcgggctgcacttttgacgtcattgattcaatatgacgaagtttctttccaaatttggtgaacagcaacTGGCTATGGCGAATTATGGGTgaggttttaaccaatcagaaacggggaaatattttgaatgaataataaagtcaGGTATTTGTGGATGCCTTGGTTGTTTATAACACATATAATATAGTTTGTCTTTTCGGCTTAATTgagagccccccccccccctccccaataAGATCGTCCCTAAGTGGATGGTAATTCATCGCAACAAGGGACTTAAGGTAGTTGAAGAGAGCTGAAAGAAAGATTTTGCTACCAAATGCAGGAGTGGTATCGATGAGGCGGGATAGTGAACTGTCATGAGAAAAGAATAGCGACAATTAATAGTCATGTATCGATGGAGTTTTCAAATAAGATAAAAAAACAAGAAGGTGTGAGATAAAGACTAGAGTTTACCACGAAATAGGACTTAAGCTAATATCGATCAACGATTTACTTCTCCACTGATGAAAAAGGTGTACTTCAAGTGCTACCAtgactaaaaaataaatttttggttGTGACTGATGGgtgtccggaaaactaagacctaagacctaagacctaagacccggaaaactaagacctaagacccggaaaaccaggggcacccaacgaatctgttcctcacattaacTGTTCCCcggaggaatcttgctggctggcaaaaatacaggtgtttcgatgagctggctgggaaattttgttattgatagaggttttgcgtgggaattactgactttttctagcatttcaacccgagctggctgtagcgcttgcggaaaaaaacctgttttgtcccggttttgtcgcttttgtttggtcgttttggatcgagggatttgaaagcgcgcggaattcctggctgggaaataaatttgatcagctggctggaaaacaaccaattttatcgagctggctgggaaatttcttgtgtgtcttgctgggaaaaaggaacagataatattttcccagcaacactgaaaaacacctgaaaatgccttaataacatttcttttcattaactggggtataataatacattttacaacaaattggtcgttgggtgcccctggaaaactaagacccggaaacctaagacccggaaaactaagacccttttcattttagttctcaaagcaatccctgggccgtttaaaaaggcgcaaacatataataaataaatgcgaaggaaatcgggaataaatcacgcgcaaagcagcaaataagccatagaaaagaacggcaccaaaaaaccctgtattcctgaaagaaatcttatgtatatccaaaaaattaagatcgattttgagacgacaagaaggctttataatgacggcgttgggagaaaatctagcAATGCTTGATAATTCTTCACCGCAAATCatgtcacgccaggcgagtcaaggccacatgacaatcccgcatttcatcagaaaggaaaaataaatcgttgttctaaaatgcctctcctgtaactgaaccaattgttcatttgttcttcggaAATTACTGGCAGTCAGgtgttacgtcctgttggaaatcaacggCGGGTTTTTGATCGATCTCATTGTCGTGAGcacatgtaaacaaataccaAGGTCAACAGATTGGGACTGAGAGGGGTGGGAGCAGGAAGCTCTAACTTGGCGTCTGTGCATTGAATTAAAAGGTAACAAAGGTAATAATGTAAAGCGTATTTAATTGAACGATCAAAGGCTTATTCGGTTCTATGATAAGTGGAACCTCCTCTTGCAGTCGCATAAACATCTCTGAAATTTTGCTGAGCTtattcaaaaattgaaaaaaaaaatcatgggtGTCAGTTAGACCTTGTCCCGAAAGATTAGTACACGGTATTAAGATCTCTGTAAGAATCACATGGCAATGTTATGGAGGGTTTTAAAACATTGAGAACCTTTACATATCAATTTGCTTATGGACATattaaaatcaaaatatttttagattttcaaaacagaacGAACGTGCTCGGACTTTCTAACAAAGGTCCCCGAGTTCCAGCCGTACAATATAAGTaccaaaaacaagaataaaatgaaaagggtcttaggtttccgggtcttagttttccgggtcttagttttccgggtcttaggtcttagttttccgggtcattagttttccgggtcttagttttccggattTCTAGTGGGGAATCCGGAAAACTAAAACCTGAGACCTAACACTTAACCCGAAATATTCCAACATAATGGCGGTTGGACCGAAGCAGATTCCCTTAAATTGTACTACATTTGGATGCTGGATCTGCcttttttacgaaaacagtgTCACCAGCGCGATTTGCAGTATTGCACGCCAAAAAGGGCATGTGACCCTGTTgatctttgaatttgtttacaagGGCTCGTGAAAGAGCTCGATCAAAGAAAAACCCgtcgttgatttccaacaggacgtaacacccgactggcaataatttccgaagaacaaatgaacaattggttcagttgcaggcgaggcattttagaacaacgatttctttttcctttctgatgaaatgcgggattgtcatgtggccttgactcgcctggcgtgacatACGCTGTTAGACTATGGCCTGAATAAATTATCAAGCAAGCGCTGCTAGATTTTCTTCCAACGCCGTCATTATAAAGCCTTcttgtcgtctcaaaatcgatcttaattttttggatatacataaaatttctttcaggaatacagggttttttggtgccgttcttttctatggcttatttgctgctttgcgcgtgatttattcccgatttccttcgcatttatttattatatgtttgcgcctttttaaacggcccagggattgctttgagaactaaaatgaaaagggtcttagttttccgggtcttaggtttccgggtcttagttttccgggtcttaggtcttagttttccgggtcttagctcttagttttccggacacTCTGTGACTGATTGATTTTTGGTTGTGACTGTCATGGCGGAAGGTTGTGCATCCGAGAGCTCCGCATATTActagtttatatatatattatttgtGTTTCCTATTTATTTTGATTGCTCTATCTATCGAAATGACTCGAACCAAGAAATCTACTACAACGACGTCGCCCCTGAAAAGCCAAGATGCTTCGAAAAAAGCTTCGAAATCTGACTCGGGTGCCGAGGCCGCTGAGGTCGAAGGAACCGAATGTGAAGAATACGTGACCCTTGCTACTCTAAAGCAAAtgccaggggcacccaacgagaatatagttcaaaaccacttaaacatagaattgttaaacgtattttagtatttaaacggtagatataggcatatctttatcccctaaaaatttttgatctgttcggatttcctagctgaaagtctagtgatccgaaaattatagggatcaaaacttaccttttcgaaaatttcagccagaaaaaaggctcccgaaaattctaggtgaccttttttgggtaaaaatctgtttaaaatgggcaattataccattttttagatgttcgaaaatcctaggacaggcaggcaagtaagaattttacaacaaatgttccgaaaatactagatctcaaatcgtcttccgaacagatattttccgaaaactgccgttgggtgcccctgaaatgcTTTCCATTCAGGAATCTACACTAAAATCGATCTTTGAATCGTTCATCATGTCTGTGAATCTCCGAGTGGATGATCTGGTCAAGTCCGTCGCCGAGGTCAAATCAAGTCTCAAATACACGCAGAGAGATGTAGACGATCTCGGACAAATGGCGGCCAAACTGAAAGATGCCGAGGAAGATCGGTACTTTGCAAACCGATCTTCGCACACAGGACTCGAAATTAGAGTACCTGGAAAACCAGAGCCGGAGAAACAACATCAGGGTATCAGGGATCCCGGAATCGCACGACGAAACTTGGGAGGTCGCTGAGGCCAAAGTGAAGCAAGCAATTCAAGAGCAACTTGGCATTGATGTTGATATCGAACGTGCGCACCGGGTTGAAAGGAGAAATCGCGATCGCAGCAGCCAGGACACCCAACAAAGAAAGCCACGTACGATTGTGTGTAAGCTTCGCTGCTGGAAACAGAGAGGAGCAGTCCTAAAGAAAGCTAGGAAAAGCAAGCCAAGTGGTCTCTTCACTTCCGAAGACGTGGCCTCGCTACACTGCACAGGCGAGCTGCTCAAGTAGGTAAACTAAGAGAAGCCAAACAAGCAGGTAAAATATCGTATTTTGTGCTCGATCGTCTGGTTATTCGCGATAAAAAATACCACCGAACCAAGATGTCTAATCTAAATGAATTGTCTTTTTTCCATCTAGATAATGAAGGCTTCCGCTTAGCCATTTTTGATCAATCCATTGGTCGAATTAATTTTGACTACGATAGAGTTTAATTCC includes these proteins:
- the LOC138045599 gene encoding tetratricopeptide repeat protein 28-like translates to MVDGKLEAVEQRMLELAIAISVEDRDREGRAHFHLGGAYLNLPDYQQAIKNYAQALPIFIEIGCRAEEGSTYGNLGIAYFGIGNFKQAIEYYEKDLSIAKEVGNRAGEGSAYGNLGNAYLSLGNFKQAIEYYEKHLSIAKEVGNRGGEGSAYGNLGNGYLSLGYFKQAIEYYEKHLSIAKEVGNRAGEGSACGNLGNAYRNLSNFKKAIEYYEKDLSIAKEVGNRAGEGSAYGNLGNAYLSLGNFKQAIEYYEKHLSIAKEVGNRAGEGSTYGNLGNAYLSLGNFKQAIEYYEKDLSIAKEVGNRAGEGSTYGNLGNAYLSLGNFKQAIEYYEKDLSIAKEVGNRDGEGSAYGNLGNAYLSLGSFKQAIEYYEKHLSIAKEVGERAGEGSAYGNLGNAYLSLGNFKQAIEYYEKHLSIAKEVGERAGEGSAYGNLGNAYLSLGNFKQAIEYYEKHLSIAKEVGNRAGEGSAYGNLGNAYLSLGNFKQAIEYYEKHLSIAKEVGNRAGEGSAYGNLGNAYLSLGNFKQAIEYYEKHLSIAKEVGERAGEGSAYGNLGNGYLSLGNFKQAIEYYEKHLSIAKEVGNRAGEGSAYGNLGSAYLPLGNFKQAIEYYEKHLSIAKEVGNRAGEGSAYGKLGNAYLSLGNFKQAIEYYEKHLSIAKEVGNRAGEGSAYLNLGNALCNLGYFKEAMDYHEHSLSIFKEIGNCCRAEEGSTYGNLGNAYLSLGNFKQAIEYYEKDLSIAKEVGNRAGEGSAYGNLGNAYLSLGNFKQAIEYYEKHLSIAKEVGNRAGEGSAYGNLGNAYLSLGNFKQAIEYYEKHLSIAKEVGNRAGEGSAYGNLGNAYLGLSNFKQAIEYYERHRSIAKEVGDKAGEGSGYGNLGNAYLSLGKFKQAIEYYEKHLSIAKEVGNRAREGSAYGNLGNAYLSLGNFKQAIEYYEKDLSIAKEVGNRAGEGSTYGNLGNGYLSLGNFKQAIEYYEKDLSIAKEVGNRAGEGSTYGNLGNAYLSLGNFKQAIEYYEKHLSIAKEVGNRAGEGSAYGNLGNAYLGLGNFKQAIEYYEKYLSIAKEVGNRAGEGSAYGNLGNAYLSLCSFKEAIEYHEKHLSIAKEVGNRTREGSAYGNLGSAYLSLGNFKLAIEYYEKDLSIAKEVGNRAGEGSTYGNLGNGYLSLGNFKQAIEYYEKDLSIAKEVGNRAGEGSTYGNLGNAYLSLGNFKQAIEYYENHLSIAKEVGNRAGEGAANGNLGNAYFSLGSFKQAIEYYEKHLSIAKEVGNRAGERSAYGNLGNAYLSLGYFKQAIKYYETDLSIVKELGDRAGEGSTYGNLGNAYSSLGNFKQAIEYYEKHLSIAKEVGNRAGEGSAYGNLGNAYLSLGNFKQAIEYYQKGLSIPKEVGNRAGEVSTYGNLGNAFSSLGNFKQAIEYYEKHLSIAKEIGIRAGEGSTYGNLGNAYRNLGNVKQAIEYYEKDLIIAKEVGNRAKEGSTYGNLGNAYLSLGNFKQAIKYYEKDLSIAKEVGNRAGEGLTYGNLGNAYLKLGNVKQAIEYYEKDLSIAKDVRDRAGEGSAYLNLGNALCNLGYLKEAMDYHELSLSIFKEIGDCLGEGNAWYSQGYVHELMGSLINALSCYRSSIKHFDETRHSLKSEDELKVSFRDSHRVSYTALWRTLLKNGEIEEALYAAEKGRAQALMDILQDQYGIDSQSFSALAPNQTLTAALELLPSQAVFVALDKNKITFWVLRKDSKISFRQNEIANGSADLLMETILKGIGVGDGVRCENRSLDPLRNDLSCSKKPISEKAVLPSSSSGNSLQPLYEVLLGPIADLLQGNELIVVPDGPFCLAPYSALSESIRIRTIPSLTAFNVIVGAPDDFHSKTGALLVGDPWLKEVTNKKGEPILQQLPCAKKEVEMIGQLLQTTPLTGKSATKAEVLKCMKSVALVHIAAHGCQKTGEIALAPNNERKSAIPKEEDFILKMSDVQTISLRARLVVLSCCHSGRGEVKSEGVVGIARAFLCAGARSVLVSLWAIDDEVTLLFMRSFYQHLLDGKSASAALQKTMKSFRESKQYCAIKHWAPFVLVGDDVTLEFPKK